A region from the Lentimonas sp. CC4 genome encodes:
- a CDS encoding ABC transporter permease encodes MIRTFGRSALTVVHELGEISLFGAAAMRGFLGQRHRLAKLIQATHEVGVRCFPIVAIVGLFTGLVMGLQLYYTLVKFGGESALGTAVALSLIRELGPVLTALMVVGQAGSAMSSELGIQRNDEQIDALQTMSIDPLGYLVGPRLLAALFCFPMLTAVFDLIGIFGGYITGSVLLHVDAGVYWNRVFESVTWSDVQGGFIKAIVFGFVTMAICTYRGFNTHRKASYPGVRGVSESATRAVVWSSVMVLATDYLITSFLL; translated from the coding sequence ATGATACGCACATTTGGCCGCTCGGCGTTGACCGTAGTTCATGAGCTGGGAGAGATTAGTCTATTCGGAGCAGCTGCCATGCGTGGTTTTCTTGGTCAGCGTCATCGTTTGGCGAAGTTGATTCAGGCGACACATGAAGTCGGTGTGCGCTGTTTTCCGATCGTGGCGATTGTGGGCCTATTCACTGGTTTGGTGATGGGCTTGCAGCTCTATTATACTTTGGTGAAATTTGGTGGTGAGTCGGCGCTGGGCACTGCGGTGGCGTTGTCGCTGATCCGTGAGCTGGGACCGGTGTTGACTGCTTTGATGGTGGTCGGGCAGGCGGGTTCGGCGATGTCCTCTGAGTTGGGGATTCAGCGTAATGATGAACAGATCGACGCGTTGCAGACCATGAGTATCGACCCGCTCGGCTATTTGGTCGGACCGCGCCTATTGGCTGCGTTGTTTTGTTTCCCGATGCTGACGGCAGTATTTGATTTAATCGGTATTTTTGGCGGCTATATTACAGGTTCTGTGCTGTTGCATGTGGATGCTGGGGTCTATTGGAACCGTGTGTTCGAAAGTGTGACTTGGTCGGATGTGCAGGGCGGTTTTATTAAGGCAATTGTATTTGGTTTCGTGACGATGGCGATTTGCACGTATCGTGGGTTTAATACGCATCGCAAAGCATCATATCCTGGTGTGCGCGGCGTGAGTGAATCGGCCACGCGGGCAGTCGTCTGGTCGAGCGTGATGGTGCTCGCGACGGATTATTTGATTACTTCTTTTCTACTGTAA
- a CDS encoding ATP-binding cassette domain-containing protein, producing MDDVFLKISGLKKHFGERKVLDGVDLEVARSSVTTIIGKSGIGKSVLLKCIANLMAPDGGEIELDGKPIARSRRGSKGNDAVTFSYMFQNNALFDSMTAAENVALPLLEASRLKKSEIRERVATMLAHLELTDSAQRYPGELSGGMKKRVALARALITKPQVVLFDEPTTGLDPERKFSVFEMIADYRERFGFTALLVSHDIPEVFEISDRVAWLDEGIIKFFGKPSELNADAESALSGFLSKANYGRNKESKTKGCEV from the coding sequence ATGGACGACGTCTTTCTAAAAATTAGTGGGTTAAAGAAGCACTTTGGCGAGCGCAAGGTGCTGGACGGCGTAGACCTTGAGGTGGCGCGTTCTTCGGTGACGACCATCATTGGTAAGAGCGGTATTGGTAAGTCGGTGCTATTAAAATGTATCGCAAATTTGATGGCGCCAGATGGTGGTGAGATTGAGCTAGACGGTAAGCCTATTGCGCGCAGTCGTCGCGGATCGAAGGGGAATGATGCGGTGACGTTTAGTTACATGTTTCAGAACAATGCGTTGTTTGATTCGATGACCGCAGCTGAGAATGTGGCATTACCGTTGTTGGAGGCCTCACGCCTCAAGAAATCTGAAATTCGTGAGCGTGTGGCTACGATGTTGGCGCATTTGGAGCTGACAGATTCGGCGCAGCGCTACCCTGGTGAGTTGTCTGGTGGTATGAAGAAGCGCGTGGCTCTGGCGCGGGCGTTGATTACGAAGCCTCAGGTCGTGTTGTTTGATGAACCGACGACTGGTTTGGATCCTGAGCGTAAGTTCAGTGTGTTTGAAATGATCGCAGATTATCGTGAGCGTTTCGGTTTTACTGCGCTGCTGGTGAGTCACGACATCCCCGAAGTGTTCGAGATTAGCGACCGCGTCGCGTGGCTGGATGAGGGGATTATTAAGTTTTTCGGCAAGCCGTCGGAGTTGAACGCGGATGCCGAGTCGGCGCTTTCGGGCTTTTTAAGTAAAGCGAACTACGGGCGTAATAAGGAATCTAAAACAAAAGGATGTGAGGTATGA
- the mlaD gene encoding outer membrane lipid asymmetry maintenance protein MlaD gives MNNRKIEFLVGCFVLIGFGAILYLAIQVGSARFFASDSYELQARFRNTSGVNAGSRVEIAGVRVGTVKSIVLNENFYSIVTFEVPNRIELDDDTIVSVKTAGLIGDRYLSLSPGGSGFPLEAGDMIVDTESALDIESLISRFAFGGIDGKEE, from the coding sequence ATGAATAATCGGAAGATCGAATTTTTAGTTGGGTGCTTTGTGCTCATTGGTTTTGGGGCGATCCTTTATTTGGCGATTCAGGTCGGCAGTGCCCGTTTCTTTGCGAGTGATAGCTACGAGCTGCAGGCACGTTTTCGGAATACCAGCGGTGTCAATGCTGGGAGTCGCGTCGAAATCGCCGGTGTGCGTGTTGGCACGGTGAAATCAATCGTGCTGAATGAAAATTTCTATTCGATCGTTACCTTTGAGGTGCCAAATCGCATTGAACTGGATGACGATACGATTGTTTCGGTGAAAACGGCAGGTTTGATTGGGGATCGTTATCTGAGCCTGTCGCCAGGTGGTTCGGGCTTTCCCCTTGAGGCTGGAGATATGATTGTAGATACAGAATCGGCCTTAGATATCGAGAGTCTGATTAGTCGTTTTGCTTTCGGCGGTATTGACGGCAAAGAAGAATAG
- a CDS encoding ABC transporter substrate-binding protein, with protein MMKTWIIIASLAFCLLGAPLYSQEGEAEKLNNAMSAALDVMYLDAYQDYTYEQRQAAIKVLLEDNYDLSVIIRRALARNWGLMSAEEQVRVTDLIERLIVKAYVEGMAGQQRPEIDCGETVEITSKRIEIPVVVRFPSGKVFNVVYRLGRLQSGWQIYDIVGEDISMVSNYRQQFDDHFRKGNGQQLIEKLEDLLKKEGELNASTHL; from the coding sequence ATGATGAAAACTTGGATAATCATCGCCTCGCTGGCGTTTTGCTTACTAGGAGCGCCGCTTTATTCGCAAGAAGGCGAGGCTGAAAAGTTGAATAATGCAATGAGTGCCGCGCTAGATGTGATGTATCTAGATGCGTATCAAGACTACACCTATGAGCAGCGACAGGCCGCGATTAAGGTGCTCTTAGAGGACAATTATGATTTATCAGTCATCATTCGACGTGCCTTAGCTCGGAATTGGGGCTTGATGAGCGCCGAGGAGCAAGTGCGTGTGACAGATTTGATTGAGCGCTTGATCGTGAAGGCGTATGTCGAAGGCATGGCAGGCCAGCAGCGGCCAGAGATTGATTGTGGGGAAACAGTTGAAATCACCAGTAAGCGTATTGAGATACCGGTCGTTGTCCGTTTTCCAAGCGGCAAAGTCTTCAATGTGGTATATCGTTTGGGGCGTTTGCAATCTGGATGGCAAATTTATGACATCGTGGGCGAAGACATTAGTATGGTGTCGAATTATCGCCAACAGTTTGATGATCATTTCCGTAAAGGAAACGGGCAGCAACTGATCGAGAAGTTGGAAGATCTACTGAAGAAAGAGGGGGAATTGAATGCCAGCACTCATCTCTAG
- a CDS encoding VacJ family lipoprotein — translation MPALISRTQSLRWLAWVLALMVPVVAVQAQDDFLSEEDLYGDFEEETVFTVSDPFESVNRVTFKFNDFVYMKIMQPISNGYQKVTPDPVERGASNFFTNLGYPVRLVGNLLQLELKGAWLETERFAVNTTLGIVGVRRAADQFERLQPIPPEDIGLAFGAWGVGSGPYLVLPFFGPSNCRDLVGLVGDRAVNPLKKPFSLIEDYQWQFAYDATETIVNSPKLLDIYTQLKEGSIDPYSAMKNGYEQKRRSMIEDE, via the coding sequence ATGCCAGCACTCATCTCTAGAACACAGTCGCTGCGTTGGCTTGCATGGGTTCTGGCGCTGATGGTGCCAGTGGTTGCGGTGCAGGCTCAAGATGACTTCCTCAGCGAGGAAGATCTTTACGGGGATTTTGAAGAAGAGACCGTCTTTACGGTGAGTGATCCGTTTGAATCGGTGAATCGGGTGACCTTTAAGTTTAATGACTTCGTCTACATGAAGATCATGCAGCCTATTTCTAACGGATATCAGAAGGTGACGCCAGATCCAGTGGAACGAGGGGCATCAAATTTTTTCACGAATTTGGGGTATCCCGTGCGTCTCGTCGGTAATTTACTGCAGCTAGAATTGAAAGGGGCATGGTTGGAGACCGAACGTTTTGCAGTGAATACGACCCTTGGTATTGTCGGCGTGCGTCGCGCCGCAGACCAGTTCGAGCGCTTGCAACCGATCCCGCCTGAGGATATCGGATTGGCTTTTGGTGCGTGGGGGGTCGGTTCTGGGCCTTATTTGGTGCTGCCGTTTTTTGGGCCTTCTAACTGTCGTGACTTAGTTGGACTTGTTGGCGATCGTGCGGTAAATCCACTAAAAAAGCCGTTCAGTTTAATTGAAGACTATCAATGGCAATTTGCGTATGATGCGACAGAAACCATTGTGAATAGCCCTAAGCTATTAGACATCTACACGCAGCTGAAAGAAGGTTCAATTGATCCATATAGCGCGATGAAAAATGGCTACGAGCAAAAGCGGCGTTCAATGATTGAAGACGAGTAG